A DNA window from Enterobacter cloacae subsp. cloacae ATCC 13047 contains the following coding sequences:
- the fabZ gene encoding 3-hydroxyacyl-ACP dehydratase FabZ, with amino-acid sequence MTTDTHTLHIEEILELLPHRYPFLLVDRVLDFEEGRFLRAVKNVSVNEPFFQGHFPGKPIFPGVLILEAMAQATGILAFKSVGKLEPGELYYFAGIDEARFKRPVVPGDQMIMEVTFEKTRRGLTRFKGVALVDGKVVCEATMMCARSRES; translated from the coding sequence TTGACTACCGACACTCATACTCTGCATATTGAAGAGATTTTAGAACTTCTGCCGCACCGTTACCCGTTTTTGCTGGTAGACCGTGTGCTGGATTTTGAAGAAGGTCGTTTTCTGCGCGCAGTGAAAAATGTCTCCGTTAACGAGCCATTCTTCCAGGGGCACTTCCCTGGTAAACCCATCTTCCCGGGTGTGTTGATCCTGGAAGCGATGGCACAAGCTACCGGTATTCTTGCGTTTAAAAGCGTAGGCAAACTGGAGCCGGGTGAACTGTACTACTTCGCGGGTATCGATGAAGCGCGCTTCAAGCGTCCTGTCGTGCCTGGTGATCAGATGATCATGGAAGTCACTTTTGAAAAAACGCGTCGTGGCCTGACTCGCTTTAAAGGCGTAGCGCTGGTTGACGGCAAAGTTGTTTGCGAAGCGACGATGATGTGTGCTCGTAGCCGGGAGTCCTGA
- the lpxA gene encoding acyl-ACP--UDP-N-acetylglucosamine O-acyltransferase produces MIDKSAFIHPTAIVETGAIIGANVHIGPFCIVGPHVEIGEGTVLKSHVVVNGHTTIGSNNEIYQFASIGEVNQDLKYAGESTRLEIGDRNRIRESVTIHRGTVQGGGLTKVGSDNLFMVNAHIAHDCTVGDRCILANNATLAGHVSVDDFAIIGGMTAVHQFCIIGAHVMVGGCSGVAQDVPPYVIAQGNHATPFGVNIEGLKRRGFSREAITAIRNAYKLLYRSGKTLEEAKPEIAELAEKHPEVNAFMEFFDRSTRGLIR; encoded by the coding sequence GTGATTGATAAATCTGCCTTTATTCATCCTACCGCTATTGTGGAAACCGGCGCCATTATTGGTGCTAATGTCCACATTGGCCCGTTCTGTATTGTTGGTCCCCATGTCGAAATTGGTGAGGGTACAGTACTGAAATCTCACGTTGTCGTGAATGGTCATACGACCATTGGCAGCAACAATGAGATCTATCAGTTCGCCTCCATCGGCGAAGTTAACCAGGATTTAAAATATGCTGGTGAGTCGACCCGTCTGGAAATTGGCGATCGTAACCGTATCCGCGAAAGCGTCACCATTCATCGTGGAACAGTACAGGGTGGTGGGTTGACGAAGGTGGGCAGCGATAACCTGTTTATGGTTAATGCGCACATCGCGCACGACTGTACCGTAGGTGACCGCTGTATTCTTGCCAACAACGCAACGCTGGCAGGACACGTATCGGTTGATGATTTCGCAATTATTGGCGGTATGACCGCAGTCCATCAGTTCTGCATCATTGGTGCACATGTGATGGTCGGCGGATGCTCCGGTGTGGCGCAGGACGTCCCACCGTATGTAATTGCGCAGGGCAACCATGCCACGCCATTCGGCGTGAACATCGAAGGACTCAAGCGTCGTGGCTTTAGTCGCGAAGCGATTACGGCTATCCGCAACGCGTATAAGTTACTGTACCGTAGCGGCAAAACGCTGGAAGAGGCGAAGCCGGAAATTGCCGAACTGGCGGAAAAGCACCCTGAAGTGAACGCGTTCATGGAATTCTTTGACCGTTCCACAAGGGGTCTGATTCGTTAA
- the lpxB gene encoding lipid-A-disaccharide synthase, with protein sequence MVDSRPLTIALVAGETSGDILGAGLIRALKARVPDARFVGVAGPLMQAEGCEAWYEMEELAVMGIVEVLGRLRRLLHIRADLTRRFTELKPDVFVGIDAPDFNITLEGNLKKQGIKTIHYVSPSVWAWRQKRVFKIGRSTNLVLAFLPFEKAFYDKFNVPCRFIGHTMADAMPLDPDKNAARDVLGIPHDAHCLALLPGSRGAEVEMLSADFLKTAQILRDTYPDLEVVVPLVNAKRREQFERIKAEVAPDLHIHLLDGKGREAMVASDAALLASGTAALECMLAKCPMVVGYRMKPFTFWLAKRLVKTEYVSLPNLLAGRELVKELLQDECQPQALADALLPLLANGKTSHQMHDTFRELHQQIRCNADEQAADAVLELAR encoded by the coding sequence ATGGTCGACAGTCGTCCGCTTACGATAGCCCTGGTCGCCGGAGAAACCTCCGGCGATATTCTTGGTGCCGGTCTTATCCGCGCGCTTAAGGCTCGCGTACCTGATGCTCGCTTTGTTGGCGTTGCAGGCCCGCTAATGCAGGCTGAAGGCTGCGAAGCCTGGTACGAAATGGAAGAGCTGGCCGTGATGGGCATTGTTGAGGTGCTGGGGCGACTGCGTCGTCTGCTGCATATCCGCGCCGATCTTACCCGCCGCTTCACCGAGCTCAAACCCGATGTCTTTGTCGGTATCGATGCGCCTGACTTCAACATTACCCTCGAAGGGAATCTGAAAAAGCAGGGCATTAAAACCATTCACTACGTCAGTCCGTCCGTCTGGGCGTGGCGACAGAAACGCGTTTTCAAAATCGGACGGTCAACCAATCTGGTGCTGGCTTTCCTGCCTTTCGAAAAAGCGTTTTACGACAAATTTAACGTTCCGTGCCGTTTTATCGGGCATACCATGGCGGATGCGATGCCGCTGGATCCGGATAAAAACGCAGCGCGTGACGTGCTGGGGATCCCTCACGATGCGCACTGTCTGGCTCTTCTGCCGGGTAGCCGTGGCGCAGAAGTAGAGATGCTTAGCGCGGACTTCCTGAAAACCGCGCAAATTCTGCGCGATACCTATCCCGATCTCGAAGTGGTTGTGCCGCTGGTGAACGCCAAGCGCCGGGAGCAGTTTGAGCGTATCAAAGCCGAGGTTGCACCGGATCTTCACATCCATCTGCTGGATGGAAAAGGCCGTGAGGCGATGGTTGCGAGCGACGCCGCGCTGCTGGCCTCCGGTACGGCAGCCCTGGAGTGCATGCTGGCGAAATGTCCGATGGTGGTAGGCTATCGCATGAAACCGTTCACCTTCTGGCTGGCCAAACGCCTGGTGAAGACGGAGTACGTTTCGCTGCCAAACCTGCTCGCCGGGCGTGAACTGGTGAAAGAGCTTCTGCAGGACGAATGTCAGCCTCAGGCGCTGGCCGATGCGCTGCTACCGCTGCTTGCCAACGGCAAGACCAGCCACCAGATGCATGATACGTTCCGCGAACTGCATCAGCAGATCCGCTGTAATGCCGATGAGCAAGCGGCTGATGCGGTGCTGGAGTTAGCAAGATGA
- the rnhB gene encoding ribonuclease HII: MMEFIYPHTHLVAGVDEVGRGPLVGAVVTAAVILDPARPIIGLNDSKKLSEKRRLALFDEIQEKALAWSLGRAEPHEIDELNILHATMLAMQRAVAGLKIAPEYVLIDGNRCPALPVPSMAVVKGDSRVAEISAASIIAKVTRDAEMAALDLTYPQYGFAQHKGYPTAFHLEKLAEHGATEHHRRSFGPVKRALGLVS, from the coding sequence ATGATGGAATTTATTTATCCTCACACCCACCTTGTTGCGGGTGTGGACGAAGTGGGCCGTGGCCCGTTAGTGGGCGCTGTTGTGACCGCGGCGGTGATCCTCGATCCTGCCCGTCCGATTATCGGGTTGAATGACTCCAAAAAGCTTTCAGAAAAGCGCCGACTGGCGTTATTTGATGAGATTCAGGAAAAAGCATTAGCCTGGAGCCTTGGGCGTGCTGAACCGCATGAAATTGACGAGCTGAACATCCTGCATGCCACAATGCTGGCGATGCAGCGTGCGGTGGCGGGGCTGAAAATTGCCCCGGAGTATGTTCTTATTGACGGCAACCGTTGCCCTGCATTACCAGTGCCTTCCATGGCGGTAGTAAAAGGGGATAGCCGGGTCGCGGAAATCAGTGCGGCTTCTATTATTGCCAAAGTGACTCGCGATGCTGAAATGGCCGCGCTGGATCTCACTTACCCTCAGTATGGCTTCGCTCAGCATAAAGGGTATCCTACAGCCTTCCACCTGGAAAAGCTGGCTGAACATGGCGCAACCGAGCATCACCGGCGCAGTTTTGGCCCGGTGAAACGCGCGCTGGGACTGGTGTCCTGA